A stretch of DNA from Campylobacter gracilis:
GGCTTTTCTGCGGCGCGGACATCTATCGGCGGGTCTCAAAAGCGGACCGTATATCTCATTTGCAGGCGGCTAGGCTTTTCTGCGTGCACGCACCCGCGCGACGACCTGCCAGAGCCCCGCATCGCTTCGCAGCTCCTTCCGCCACGAAAACGACGCCTCGCTCATCTGTGAAAAGAGATAGCGCATCGCCCCCTCGCCGTTTTGCACGAGCACGATCTATTCCGCTTCCTTGTGCGCAGTTAGGCGAAGTGCCGTGCCGACACAGCCGTAAAAAATATCCCACGTCCCGTTTGCGGGCTCATAAATCCTTATCGTCGTGCCGTATTCGGCGTCCGCTTGCGGATTTGCGAGCCGTTGCGCGCGCGAGGGCACGATAAACACGTCCTGCACCGCGGATCCGTCCAAAACTCGCGCGAAGAGCCACTCGCCTCTGACTTCGCGCGGCGTGCCGCTCTGCAGACCGTCCGTCCACCATATATCCCAATCGCCGATGAGCGGTGCGAAAAAATCGTGCTCGCTCGGTATCTTTGCGCTCCGCGCGTCGCTGCACAGAGCCTTTGCAAATCCGCTTTTTTGCATTAACACTCCTGCAAAATCATTTCATCTTGCGGATTTTAGGCTCTTTGCTCTCTACGAGCTCGTAAATTTTAAGCTCGACCTTGACGTCTTTGGGCGCCAAAATTCTAATTTCGCCACCGTCGTAGGCGAATGGATGCGTGAGCTCGTAATAGATCCGCCTCTTTTGCTTCTTGCCGTCGCAGAGCATCAGCGTCTGAGCAAGCTCATCGCCGCCGCTAAACTCGTAATAAAGCCCGTCCGAGCCCTCTTTTTGCTCTATTTTGCCGCCGATCAGATACGCGTCGTTGCAATCGGCTTTGATCTCTTTCGAAAAGATCGCTTCGACTTTAAATTGCTGCGGCGGCATCTTTGACGGCGTTAGCTGAAAGACGTTTAGCTGCTTTTGCGCCTCGCCGCCGAATAAAAACAGCGGCAACAAAAAGAAAAATACGCTTTTTCTCATTTTTTGCTCCTTGAAAAGATATTTTTATTCAA
This window harbors:
- a CDS encoding ecotin family protein encodes the protein MRKSVFFFLLPLFLFGGEAQKQLNVFQLTPSKMPPQQFKVEAIFSKEIKADCNDAYLIGGKIEQKEGSDGLYYEFSGGDELAQTLMLCDGKKQKRRIYYELTHPFAYDGGEIRILAPKDVKVELKIYELVESKEPKIRKMK